One window from the genome of Candidatus Saganbacteria bacterium encodes:
- the nuoL gene encoding NADH-quinone oxidoreductase subunit L — translation MVALIPLLPVLGFVILIFFGFKLKEKAPIISASALGISFILSVITATHVFSGQIVEISYPWLPIAAFNLRADLITAWMLLLVSGVGFLIQIYSIGYMKGDPRFSRFFAYLSLFCAAMLGLVLSNNLLLMYICWELVGLCSYFLIGFWFEKPSAAAAAKKAFIFTRAGDIGFFLGLLLIFFSVGSIDFATIFSKAPSLTPQILTACTLLLFCGAIGKSAQFPLHVWLPDAMEGPTPVSALIHAATMVTAGVYMVARMFPLFLLAPYTLTIIGYLGVFTALMAGLIAVTQSDIKKVLAYSTISQLGFMMLGLGSRSYEAGVFHLLSHGFFKALLFLGAGSIIHAVHSNEIADMGGILKAMPITAITFILGTLALAGIPPLSGFFSKDEILVAAYHHLPIAYYLSIIAVFLTAFYMFRLIFKVFPGTVKGHPHESPYVMTVPLIILSVMAVCFGFFNPFVHGEHEPLNLVVAGSSLGVALFGILCAWIVYGLKAVNLQGLKNTFIYKFIAAKFYLDEFYTYVIGVPVTFVSNMISIFDGKFIDAIVNFAGTFTLWFSYVNKLFDVYIVDGLVNLSGITMAFFGNLFKKAQTGLVQNYLLFVVLGIIVLALLHRQ, via the coding sequence ATGGTAGCATTAATTCCATTATTGCCGGTCCTTGGTTTTGTAATATTGATTTTCTTTGGGTTCAAATTAAAAGAAAAAGCACCTATCATCTCGGCATCAGCTTTAGGCATTTCTTTTATTTTATCAGTTATAACTGCGACTCATGTATTTTCAGGACAAATTGTAGAAATAAGCTACCCGTGGCTGCCGATCGCCGCATTTAATCTTAGAGCCGATCTAATTACTGCTTGGATGTTGTTACTAGTATCTGGCGTAGGATTCCTAATTCAAATATACTCGATCGGCTACATGAAAGGCGATCCTAGATTTTCAAGGTTCTTCGCCTACTTATCGCTTTTCTGCGCCGCAATGCTCGGATTAGTCCTTTCAAACAATCTATTATTAATGTATATCTGCTGGGAGCTAGTCGGTCTCTGCTCTTATTTCTTGATCGGTTTCTGGTTTGAAAAGCCGTCGGCAGCTGCCGCCGCGAAAAAAGCCTTTATATTTACAAGGGCTGGCGACATCGGGTTCTTTTTAGGATTACTCTTAATATTCTTTTCTGTCGGCTCTATCGATTTTGCTACGATATTTAGCAAGGCGCCAAGTTTAACGCCACAGATATTGACTGCATGCACTTTACTATTGTTTTGCGGAGCGATCGGTAAATCGGCGCAATTCCCATTGCATGTTTGGCTTCCCGACGCTATGGAAGGGCCAACACCAGTTTCTGCTTTGATCCATGCCGCAACCATGGTTACAGCCGGCGTCTATATGGTAGCCAGAATGTTCCCATTATTTTTATTAGCCCCATATACTTTGACAATTATCGGATATCTTGGAGTATTTACGGCGCTTATGGCCGGGCTTATCGCAGTTACTCAAAGCGATATTAAAAAAGTCCTAGCCTATTCAACCATCTCGCAACTTGGTTTCATGATGCTAGGCCTTGGAAGCCGAAGTTATGAAGCAGGCGTCTTCCATTTATTAAGCCACGGATTTTTTAAAGCATTATTATTCTTGGGTGCCGGCTCAATTATTCATGCGGTTCATTCAAACGAAATAGCTGACATGGGCGGCATATTAAAAGCTATGCCTATAACAGCAATAACTTTTATATTGGGGACTTTAGCTCTTGCAGGAATTCCTCCACTATCCGGATTCTTTAGTAAAGATGAAATATTAGTTGCAGCTTATCATCATTTGCCGATAGCTTATTATTTGTCAATAATTGCCGTATTCTTAACGGCATTTTACATGTTCAGATTAATTTTCAAAGTATTCCCCGGGACTGTTAAGGGCCATCCTCATGAATCGCCATATGTAATGACTGTGCCGCTAATCATACTTTCTGTCATGGCGGTATGTTTTGGCTTCTTCAATCCTTTTGTTCACGGCGAACACGAACCTTTAAATCTTGTTGTTGCGGGATCGTCCCTTGGGGTCGCCCTATTTGGAATTTTGTGCGCATGGATTGTTTATGGGTTGAAAGCTGTTAACCTCCAAGGCCTGAAAAATACATTTATTTATAAATTTATCGCCGCCAAATTCTATTTGGACGAGTTCTATACCTATGTTATCGGGGTTCCGGTAACTTTCGTAAGCAATATGATTTCTATATTCGACGGCAAATTTATCGACGCGATAGTCAATTTCGCGGGAACATTCACATTGTGGTTCTCGTATGTGAACAAATTATTCGATGTCTACATAGTCGACGGCTTGGTCAATTTGTCAGGGATCACGATGGCCTTTTTTGGAAACCTGTTCAAAAAAGCCCAAACAGGTCTCGTTCAGAATTATTTATTGTTCGTGGTGCTCGGAATAATTGTTTTGGCTCTATTACACAGACAGTAA
- a CDS encoding NADH-quinone oxidoreductase subunit A produces MLELVIFFLVGVGFVLGGFAMAFFFAPHHPSAKKLSCYECGEEPISGSHIQYNVRYYLFGLAFVIFDVEVVFLAPCVLVLKYFGMTGFIEILIFVFILLMGLAYAWKKGDLEWI; encoded by the coding sequence ATGCTTGAGCTTGTAATTTTTTTCCTTGTAGGCGTAGGGTTTGTATTAGGCGGGTTTGCCATGGCCTTCTTTTTTGCCCCCCATCACCCATCAGCCAAAAAACTTTCCTGCTACGAATGCGGAGAAGAACCAATATCAGGATCTCACATTCAGTATAATGTTAGATATTACCTATTCGGTCTCGCGTTTGTTATTTTTGACGTTGAAGTCGTATTTTTAGCCCCTTGTGTCTTGGTCCTCAAATATTTTGGAATGACAGGTTTTATTGAGATATTGATCTTTGTATTCATCTTATTAATGGGCCTGGCTTATGCATGGAAGAAAGGGGATCTAGAATGGATCTAG
- a CDS encoding NADH-quinone oxidoreductase subunit B: MDLARDVFEYVEKIPGGNIIITSTDKLFNWGRANSLWYLLFGLKCCAIEMMAAGASRFDLDRLGLIFRASPRQTDLMIVAGTVTEKMAPRIKTLWEQMAEPRYVIAMGSCAITGGAFFYDSYTTIKGVDEIIPVDVYVPGCPPRPEALYDGIIKLQEKIAKESILKR; this comes from the coding sequence ATGGATCTAGCTCGCGACGTATTTGAATATGTAGAAAAGATCCCCGGCGGGAACATTATCATTACATCAACCGACAAACTTTTTAACTGGGGCAGAGCCAATTCACTATGGTATCTCCTATTCGGGCTAAAATGCTGCGCGATCGAGATGATGGCGGCGGGTGCTTCGAGATTCGATCTGGATCGATTAGGCCTAATATTCCGAGCTTCCCCTCGCCAAACAGATCTAATGATAGTAGCCGGTACTGTTACCGAAAAAATGGCGCCTCGCATAAAAACACTCTGGGAGCAAATGGCTGAACCTCGCTATGTAATCGCAATGGGAAGCTGTGCGATAACGGGCGGAGCTTTCTTTTATGATTCGTACACAACAATCAAAGGCGTAGACGAAATAATTCCTGTCGATGTTTATGTCCCAGGCTGTCCTCCAAGGCCGGAAGCCCTTTATGACGGAATAATTAAACTCCAAGAAAAGATCGCTAAAGAAAGCATCTTAAAACGATGA
- a CDS encoding NADH-quinone oxidoreductase subunit D, which produces MSNLKTEEYFLSMGPQHPSTHGVLRLILKLDGEVVTQAVADMGYIHRGLEKMAENRLYIQIYPFTDRMDYLSSMTNNLSLALSVEKLAGITPPPRADYLRVIMAELNRLASHLIAIGTFSLDIGAFTPFLYCFRERERIIDLFESASGSRLTYNYIRHGGVARDIPENFIKDTKAFLKYFKPCIDEYEALLTENPIFLERTKNVGIITKEQCIKYSLSGPVLRGSSIKYDLRKENPYSGYDKFDFDIPVGAVGDSWDRYIVRVQEMRESVKILEQALDQIPAGDIKVKVPLNLKPAAGESYVGIETPRGELGFYLVSQGLNRPYRMKIRPPSFCNLSIIGEILKGWKMADVVVILGTIDVVLGEIDR; this is translated from the coding sequence ATGAGCAATTTAAAAACCGAAGAATATTTTTTGAGCATGGGTCCCCAGCATCCGTCAACGCACGGAGTGCTAAGGCTGATACTTAAGCTTGACGGCGAAGTCGTAACGCAAGCTGTTGCCGATATGGGTTATATCCATCGAGGACTTGAGAAGATGGCCGAAAACAGGCTTTACATCCAGATATATCCTTTCACGGACCGCATGGATTATCTGTCTTCGATGACAAATAATTTATCACTGGCTCTATCAGTTGAAAAGTTAGCGGGCATCACCCCACCGCCTCGTGCCGATTATTTAAGAGTAATCATGGCTGAACTTAACCGTTTGGCTTCCCACCTTATTGCAATTGGAACTTTTTCGTTAGACATTGGTGCGTTTACGCCTTTCCTTTATTGCTTCCGCGAGCGCGAAAGGATAATCGATCTTTTTGAATCGGCCTCCGGGTCGCGCTTAACATATAATTATATAAGGCACGGCGGAGTTGCCAGAGATATCCCAGAAAATTTCATCAAAGACACAAAAGCCTTCCTAAAATATTTCAAGCCATGCATCGACGAATATGAAGCATTGCTTACAGAAAATCCTATATTCCTTGAAAGAACAAAAAATGTCGGGATCATCACAAAAGAACAATGCATCAAATACTCTCTAAGCGGCCCGGTCCTTCGAGGCTCGAGTATCAAATACGATCTTAGAAAAGAAAATCCTTATTCCGGATACGATAAGTTTGATTTTGATATTCCAGTAGGGGCCGTTGGCGACAGCTGGGATAGATATATAGTCCGCGTGCAAGAAATGAGGGAATCGGTCAAGATATTGGAACAAGCTTTGGATCAGATACCTGCAGGCGATATAAAAGTCAAAGTTCCATTAAACCTAAAACCCGCGGCCGGCGAATCTTATGTAGGGATCGAAACGCCAAGAGGCGAACTGGGATTTTATCTTGTGAGCCAAGGCTTGAATAGGCCATATAGAATGAAGATTCGTCCCCCATCCTTCTGCAACTTAAGCATAATAGGCGAAATATTAAAAGGCTGGAAGATGGCAGATGTTGTAGTAATTTTGGGAACAATAGATGTCGTACTTGGAGAAATTGATCGATGA
- the nuoK gene encoding NADH-quinone oxidoreductase subunit NuoK, whose protein sequence is MEYIILSIILFSIGLFGVLTRKNVIAILMSIELMLNSINLNFVYFSRNLVDISGQIFSLFVIAMAAAEVTIGLAIVINIYREFKNVDIEGINLLKW, encoded by the coding sequence ATGGAATATATAATTTTAAGCATTATATTGTTCTCGATCGGGTTATTCGGCGTTCTCACAAGAAAGAATGTTATCGCAATACTTATGTCAATCGAACTCATGCTTAATTCGATCAATCTTAATTTCGTTTATTTTTCAAGAAATCTTGTGGATATCTCGGGACAAATATTTTCATTGTTCGTAATTGCTATGGCCGCAGCCGAGGTTACTATCGGTTTGGCAATTGTTATCAATATTTATCGTGAATTTAAAAATGTCGATATAGAAGGGATAAATTTACTGAAATGGTAG
- a CDS encoding NADH-quinone oxidoreductase subunit J, with translation MTVTLKNLFHCALSLITALLAISALYFTLGAPFVGVFQLIIYVGAIMILMIFAIMLTTRLSDKMLKTENKQVLPSVLTILVFLFFTITAILQTEFIEHIGNGFDPLLDLGRALLTTYILPFEVISLVLLAALIGAIVIGRDN, from the coding sequence ATGACAGTAACTCTAAAGAACCTGTTCCATTGCGCATTGTCGCTAATAACAGCTCTACTGGCTATATCGGCGTTATATTTCACGCTAGGCGCGCCTTTTGTCGGAGTATTTCAACTCATAATATATGTAGGCGCAATAATGATACTTATGATATTCGCTATCATGTTAACCACAAGATTATCCGATAAAATGTTGAAAACAGAGAATAAGCAAGTTCTTCCATCTGTTCTTACGATCTTAGTCTTCTTGTTCTTTACAATAACAGCTATCTTGCAGACAGAATTTATTGAGCATATCGGCAACGGATTTGATCCGCTTTTAGATCTTGGCCGAGCACTACTTACAACATATATTCTTCCATTCGAAGTAATATCGCTTGTGCTTCTCGCGGCTTTGATCGGCGCTATCGTCATCGGGAGGGATAACTAA
- a CDS encoding NADH-quinone oxidoreductase subunit I, which translates to MKNGYQEQNLFTKTFLGIYNLLIGLKVTLLESFKKPITIQYPDEKRTPSERFRGNLKLHREKCTSCMICANYCPNYCIYINYEIGEDKKRKLKDYTVDMGLCMYCNICVEVCPFQANYWDQTYERSVYDRKKLIERKDEA; encoded by the coding sequence ATGAAAAACGGTTATCAAGAACAAAACTTATTCACCAAAACATTCTTGGGTATTTATAATTTATTAATAGGCCTCAAAGTTACCCTGCTTGAATCATTCAAAAAACCGATAACGATCCAATATCCCGATGAAAAAAGGACTCCATCGGAGAGATTTCGAGGAAATCTTAAACTGCACCGCGAAAAATGCACATCATGTATGATCTGCGCAAACTATTGCCCTAATTATTGCATTTATATCAATTACGAGATCGGCGAAGACAAAAAACGAAAGCTCAAAGATTATACTGTCGATATGGGACTTTGCATGTACTGCAATATTTGCGTTGAAGTATGCCCATTCCAAGCTAATTATTGGGATCAGACATACGAGAGAAGCGTATACGATCGCAAGAAACTGATCGAAAGGAAAGACGAAGCATAA
- the nuoH gene encoding NADH-quinone oxidoreductase subunit NuoH, whose amino-acid sequence MYLIISLIIFLIKSAVVLGFIAITCMFLVYLERKVSAHIQSRYGPMKVGYHGSLQLIADALKLMMKEDIIPTGTDKIVFFLAPVLVFVSAFLAYLTIPFAPGIVVKNLNVGLLYVFGVTSLTVLAILMAGWSSNNKYALLGGFRSVAQIISYEIPLLISILPILMITGSLNIVKIVEAQSAIPFFLIQPIGFLIYFIAATAEVNRTPFDIPEAESELVAGYNVEYSGMKFVMFFFAEYVNMYTVCALATLLFLGGWNGPILPPIIWFLIKSYIMVLVLMWFRWTFPRLRVDQLMAFSWKFLLPLSFINLLATALWMAVIK is encoded by the coding sequence ATGTACCTAATAATCTCACTCATAATATTTCTAATCAAATCCGCGGTTGTACTCGGCTTTATCGCTATAACTTGCATGTTCCTTGTTTATCTTGAAAGAAAAGTTTCCGCACATATTCAATCGCGTTACGGCCCAATGAAAGTTGGATATCACGGAAGCTTACAGCTAATAGCCGACGCGCTAAAGCTTATGATGAAAGAAGATATTATCCCTACAGGCACCGATAAAATAGTTTTTTTCTTGGCGCCGGTCCTTGTATTTGTTTCGGCTTTTCTTGCATATTTAACGATACCTTTCGCTCCGGGGATCGTCGTCAAGAACTTAAACGTTGGATTGCTTTATGTTTTTGGCGTAACAAGTCTTACAGTTTTGGCTATTCTTATGGCCGGATGGTCATCGAACAATAAATATGCGCTTTTGGGCGGATTCAGATCGGTTGCTCAAATTATTAGTTATGAAATCCCATTGCTTATATCCATCCTTCCAATACTTATGATCACTGGGTCTCTAAACATTGTAAAGATAGTTGAAGCTCAAAGCGCGATCCCATTCTTTCTTATTCAACCAATTGGCTTTTTAATTTATTTTATTGCGGCAACCGCGGAAGTAAATAGAACACCATTCGATATTCCTGAAGCCGAATCGGAACTTGTAGCCGGATACAACGTTGAATATTCCGGAATGAAATTCGTCATGTTTTTCTTTGCCGAATATGTGAATATGTATACAGTTTGCGCGTTGGCCACGCTTCTTTTCTTGGGCGGATGGAATGGCCCTATCCTTCCACCGATAATTTGGTTCTTGATCAAATCTTATATAATGGTACTGGTGCTTATGTGGTTTAGATGGACATTCCCAAGATTGCGAGTTGACCAATTGATGGCATTTTCATGGAAGTTCTTACTTCCGCTTTCTTTTATTAATTTACTCGCAACAGCATTATGGATGGCGGTTATAAAATGA
- a CDS encoding homocysteine S-methyltransferase family protein, translated as MPNLFQALKKRILIMDGAMGTLLMDAGVKPEEGFDLQNLKHPDIVKSIHKKYIDAGADIIETNTFGANKIKLEDYKSQDKIFEINKAAVTIARQAAGPGRFVAGSIGPLGKFIQPLGALPFNTAVSVYAEQAEALELAGADVLSIETISDLQEMRAAIIGTRSKVKIPIIASMTYDENGLTVFGTSPEAAVVVLEALGADIISANCSTGPEGVLKTAKRLLAVSRLPIMVMPNAGMPVMENDVPVYKMTPEKFAGYAKKFAAIGVSIIGGCCGTSPQHISAVKSGIRPPLSSGHLPLAKGEKERGLKFASRTRVVEVKKGKFFAVGERINPTGRKALRDEIKAGIFSIVRDEAVNQKNADLLDVNVSVVEGNDVLNMTTAVHLIEKATDIPLCIDSPKVEALEAGLAEFCGRALVNSVNGKQTTLDKILPIAKKYGAAVIGLTLDEVGIPKTAEERAKIAEKIIIAAKKAGIPEEEIFIDNLVMTAGVSLTDPLEALKAIEIIKKSAFGGKVKTILGVSNVSHGLPNRSKINAIYLQLAILHGLDAGIVDSTDTETIKALKSISKIKNTKAEKNKLIEKLKLEVDKSRTAGPQVEIVKRSKQIIFKDLPDIKNAVIDGDTNRTRSFVAAALEQGFKPQNIIDQALTPGMEIVGARFSKKQIFLPQVLSSAESMTAGFELCKARIPKEEIVTIGKILVATVFGDIHDIGKNIVKMMLENHGFEVIDLGKDVPADNIIEAAKKHKPDAIALSALLTTTMLEMRYVKESLKAVGLDIPIIVGGAVVTAEYADKIDASYGADAACAVNLAKQILKASKSKG; from the coding sequence ATGCCAAACCTGTTTCAAGCATTAAAAAAACGCATCCTCATCATGGACGGCGCCATGGGGACACTTCTCATGGACGCTGGCGTTAAGCCCGAAGAAGGTTTCGACCTCCAAAACCTTAAACACCCTGATATCGTAAAATCCATCCACAAAAAATATATCGACGCGGGCGCCGATATAATAGAAACAAATACTTTTGGCGCGAACAAGATCAAGCTTGAGGATTATAAATCCCAAGATAAAATATTTGAAATAAACAAAGCCGCAGTAACAATTGCGCGCCAAGCCGCGGGTCCTGGTCGTTTTGTCGCAGGATCTATTGGCCCTCTTGGAAAATTCATACAACCTTTAGGCGCTCTACCCTTCAATACCGCAGTTTCAGTTTATGCAGAACAAGCTGAAGCTTTGGAACTAGCCGGTGCTGATGTTTTAAGTATTGAAACAATATCTGATCTCCAAGAAATGAGAGCGGCCATTATTGGCACCAGATCGAAAGTGAAAATTCCAATAATTGCCAGCATGACATATGATGAAAACGGATTGACCGTATTTGGCACCTCCCCCGAAGCAGCAGTTGTTGTACTCGAAGCTTTGGGCGCCGATATAATTTCTGCGAACTGCTCAACCGGTCCTGAAGGCGTCTTAAAGACAGCCAAAAGGCTGTTAGCTGTTAGCCGTTTGCCTATCATGGTAATGCCAAACGCCGGGATGCCTGTTATGGAAAATGATGTGCCGGTCTATAAAATGACACCGGAGAAATTTGCGGGATACGCCAAAAAATTCGCTGCGATCGGGGTTTCTATTATAGGGGGTTGCTGTGGAACGTCGCCACAGCACATAAGTGCTGTGAAATCCGGAATCCGACCCCCACTGTCCTCCGGACATCTCCCCCTTGCTAAGGGGGAGAAAGAGAGGGGGTTAAAATTCGCCTCAAGAACTAGAGTTGTTGAAGTGAAGAAGGGAAAGTTTTTTGCGGTTGGGGAGAGAATAAATCCTACGGGCAGAAAAGCGCTTAGAGACGAAATAAAAGCTGGGATTTTTAGCATTGTGCGCGATGAAGCGGTCAACCAGAAAAATGCGGACTTATTGGATGTGAATGTTTCCGTTGTTGAGGGAAACGATGTCCTAAATATGACAACAGCTGTACACCTGATCGAAAAAGCAACAGACATTCCACTTTGCATCGATTCACCAAAAGTTGAAGCGCTTGAAGCCGGGCTTGCCGAGTTCTGCGGAAGAGCTTTGGTTAATTCAGTAAATGGAAAACAAACAACTCTAGACAAGATACTCCCAATTGCCAAAAAATATGGCGCGGCAGTCATTGGACTTACTCTTGATGAAGTAGGCATACCAAAGACGGCCGAAGAACGCGCAAAAATCGCCGAAAAGATAATCATAGCCGCGAAAAAAGCCGGCATCCCTGAAGAAGAAATATTTATCGATAATTTGGTAATGACAGCGGGCGTAAGCCTGACCGACCCCCTTGAAGCGCTGAAAGCGATCGAGATCATAAAAAAGTCCGCCTTTGGCGGAAAAGTTAAAACCATCCTTGGTGTCAGCAATGTTTCGCATGGCCTGCCGAATAGATCTAAAATAAACGCTATTTATCTTCAGCTTGCGATCTTGCACGGCTTGGATGCGGGAATTGTGGATTCAACGGATACTGAAACCATAAAAGCGCTAAAATCCATATCTAAGATCAAGAATACAAAAGCCGAGAAAAACAAGCTGATTGAAAAATTAAAACTTGAAGTCGACAAGTCTAGAACGGCTGGGCCGCAAGTTGAAATAGTTAAGAGATCAAAGCAAATAATTTTCAAAGATCTTCCCGATATAAAAAACGCGGTCATCGACGGCGATACAAATAGGACAAGATCATTCGTTGCCGCCGCATTGGAACAAGGGTTTAAACCACAGAATATAATAGATCAGGCACTAACTCCTGGAATGGAAATTGTAGGCGCAAGATTCAGCAAAAAACAAATTTTCCTTCCACAAGTTCTATCTTCGGCCGAATCGATGACTGCCGGGTTTGAACTTTGCAAAGCCCGTATTCCTAAAGAAGAAATAGTTACTATTGGAAAGATCCTTGTCGCGACAGTTTTTGGCGACATTCATGATATTGGAAAGAATATTGTTAAGATGATGCTTGAAAATCATGGTTTTGAGGTTATTGATTTGGGCAAAGATGTCCCAGCCGACAATATTATAGAAGCCGCAAAGAAACACAAGCCCGATGCGATCGCCCTATCCGCACTGCTCACTACTACAATGCTTGAAATGAGATATGTGAAAGAAAGCCTAAAAGCAGTTGGCCTTGATATACCTATTATAGTAGGCGGAGCCGTTGTCACCGCCGAATACGCCGATAAGATCGATGCATCTTATGGCGCCGATGCCGCATGCGCCGTAAACCTCGCAAAACAAATCCTTAAAGCTTCGAAATCAAAAGGTTGA
- a CDS encoding NADH-quinone oxidoreductase subunit C, producing MKEAMSADRQEKFISKEELVSFCEKIKDTYNYLLFVTAVDYPEKNQLQMVYYIQSFENKDVLILKIDISREKPEIASVVPFWPAADWHEREAYDMFGINFIGHPDLRRILLPPEWVGAPLLKDYVKASVVKKPETVK from the coding sequence ATGAAAGAGGCCATGTCTGCCGACAGGCAGGAAAAATTCATATCTAAAGAAGAGCTGGTTTCTTTTTGCGAAAAGATCAAAGACACTTATAACTACCTCTTATTTGTTACAGCAGTTGATTATCCCGAAAAAAATCAGCTTCAAATGGTCTATTACATCCAGTCTTTTGAAAACAAAGATGTTCTAATATTAAAAATAGACATATCACGTGAAAAACCGGAGATCGCATCTGTTGTTCCTTTTTGGCCGGCGGCCGATTGGCACGAGAGAGAAGCCTATGATATGTTCGGTATCAATTTTATAGGCCACCCGGATCTAAGACGAATACTTCTTCCACCTGAATGGGTTGGAGCTCCACTACTTAAAGATTATGTAAAGGCGTCGGTTGTAAAAAAACCGGAAACCGTCAAATGA